The following is a genomic window from Brachionichthys hirsutus isolate HB-005 chromosome 15, CSIRO-AGI_Bhir_v1, whole genome shotgun sequence.
TCGCTTAAGTTGGTTCatagcgccccctgctggtccgGAGCTTTGTAGTTTCTGAATCATGTCAGTTCATGTGTGTGACGACGCAGTTTGTCTTGTTTAATGGGCTATGCTGAATCATTATGACCAGGTTGAAGACATTCTTTGGTGAGTATTGGCTATGACTGATAAGTATCTTTGATGGATTAAAAAGGTTGATTTCATGCCAGTTTACCCATTTAATGAATGTTCTGGTATCGTCAGATCATATTTGgtttgatgttttcattcaaatCTGGGCAACAAATGAGGCCACAGTTTTTCTTGGTCTATTATTCTTCTTGCTTGCAGCAGTAAGATAAAAACAGACAACTtgatccataaaaaaaaaacagcaccgACTGATAAGTGTCATTTAGAAAACCAGATATGAGCAGCAAACCAGTGTCAACCTGAACACCGGTTACCTACAAAGTGGTTCTGGTAGGTGAAGGGTTAATAAgagcagcattttcttttgggTATTATGGATGGATCTGCTGTCTTGAGTTTAAAAATTCCCCTCATGGTTCATCTTGGCCTTCCTCCTCTGGAGAATCTGGATCTGCAGTCTGAGCTTCTCCCTCTCCAGCAGCCGGTTTCTTCTCTTCAGCTCCAGCAGATCTGGATCTATGATCGCACAATCTGACGGCGCCACCAAACCTGCAGAAAGAACGCGCGAGAGCTGCATCAGGCGGGGTTAGGAAGGCCGGCGTTTGTGTGACGTGTTATAGAGTAGAGTCAAAAGCCTTCATTGTCATTTGTGTGGCATACTGCAAAATTCGACATTGTGTGAAATCCATATATTGTTACGGCCGCAGAGGCGGAGGGAATGTAATCACCGCCGTTGGCCAGTCTCTCGGTCATGATTGAGAAAGTTATGGATGAATCTTCATTacattttgaggaaatgttACCGTTGACTTCTGGCAGTGAGAATAAAGACATGCTACATGACACCATGCTTGGTTGGAGCATAAATACATTCCTCCCATCTGTGAGGGATGCGGTCACAGAGTCCAGAGTGAAATACTTGTATTTGTACACAGAGGTTTGTTTGTGAACATCAGTTTTACTGTTTAGTTGCATGCATTGAGTCGTGACTGCAGCGCTGCTGGTTACCATTCTCTTCACAAGTCACAGACTTGAGCTCCACCTCCACAGGATAATGGTCACTCACTTTCAGAGCCTGGGAAATAAACGTACGTCGATATTCGGTTGCCAGTATTATACTATTATATCATCTGGATCAATGTGAAGCGAACCGGCGCAAACGTAATGCAAACCTTATTCTAACACCAAATGTCACAGAGTCGAGTTTCACCAAATGTTTGAATGGATTGgccatttttttccttttctaaacCCAATGATTTTTCTCATTCCCACATGGATGCACCATCAGGCACTTAAACTATTTGATTAAACTCCCTGAGGTGAACCGACCTGCTCCTCCAGGAGTCCAAACGACTTCTGGAAGTTGAAAGGTTTGGCGGAGTTTGCTACCACGGCCTGCAGCATGTCGTCTCCATAAACCACTATCCTGGATAGAGACCACATAGTTGCGGAGATGGTTTCGGTctcaaatgaaacaatgaaacatTGGTTTCCTCCTGTTCCTGTCCCGCGTGCTACCGGTCGTATGTGTAGTCATTGCGGCTGCTTGCTGTGGTGTCGACGTCGTCTCCGATCAGCCAGTGGAAGTTCTTGTTGCTTCGGATGCGGATGGTCTTCATCCCTTTGCTGGAGACGTACGATCCGTCAGCATTGAAGTCGCCAAGGATCATCACGTTCTAGAGCACAAATATGCACGATGTTAATGCAAAGAGAGACGTTTGCATGTGTCTGCTGGGGCTCTGtggccccccccagcccccccactaTGACATCATCTCACCGAGTAAAACAATATTACATACTCCTCATAATGTGTGACGTTCGTGTCTGTGCGGACTTGTATGATATATGTGGTAAAACCTAATAAATAGAAATACTGTACACGTAGTCACCACCATAGGATCACCACTAGGTGACCCAAGACCTAAACTGATTTTTAGGGATGCCCTAATGAGGtttgtttttgcccccccccccccccccccgagtccgagtcatttgattttgaaccgattctgattctggGAATTTGGTTTAGTGTCCTGTGATCCAGGACAGGACGTTTGAGAATTACCGTCCTACATCTTTGTCAGCGTGAATCACTGCCGTCGCCGGTGTGCCGATTACGTCATGTCCTTACATCGGTTCTCCACTTCTTCACCACATGCTGGAAAACATCGTACAGCTCGTCCAACTCGTTCTTTGAGTCCGTTGGTTTGGTGTGGACAGGAATCAGTACCAAGTCCTTCAGCACTGACGGACACACACAGTTACAGTGGCTGAATTGGGCCTCGTTTATTCCATTCTTCATGACTTTTTACTCTAAGTCTAATTCACAGACCTACATACATTCATGTGATTAAAGTCTCATTACTTTTAGACCCAGCTAGAACGTGTGAGTGTTTTTACGGAACCATCCTCTACCTGTACCGAGGCATCGGAACCGCAGGATGTAAGGATCCCTGGCAAAGACATCGCCTCCCTCAGTTGCCTCATCGTCAAACTGATGAGATCCCACAACATCTACCATGTCGTccctgcacgcacgcacacacacacacacacacaccagtaggACAGTGTGCAGTACTTGTATCGCATTACATTCCTGACAAACCAGCAGAGTACACAAGTATTTTATAATCGTTACTTCATGAACTGTCTCTGGGTGTGACAAAGTGGGAGAAACTCAAACCTTGTCCTTTACCCATTTACCTTTATTTTTACTCATTCATTTTACTATAAATTATTAGAGCAGGGGTTCCCAACCAGGGGGCGCTCGCTGAGACAACATTTTATGGGGTGTATGtaatttagcaaaaataaaaaaataataataatataaataatacattGCAAATCCCGTTAAACACTTTAACGGGATGCATTtgctggattaaaaaaagattttttcgATTTTACTAAAACTTGGCTAAGTCTTGagtttaatattattttattttaacagtatgaattaaattaatttcCCATTTGTTTCTGACCTGAGAACTGATTTCCCAGAGGTCAGTGACTCACCTGTACAGGAACATGAATTGCTCCTTGTAGTGTTTCCGGCCCAGACGGCTGCTGATCTTCAGCGTGTAGTGATGCTTTTTGTTGGCTCTGAGGAGAGAAATGGagattttgtaaatgtgttttgcacgtcatgtttcattttttaaataaatatattataaatatttatttatttataaataaataatgataatactgCTCTCACTTGTTGAGTGCATCCAAGAAGGTCTGCACAGACTCCCCACTGGCATCCACCACCTCCAGGATCACAATGATGTCATATCGAGAAACAATCTGGAGGGCAGACGGAGACAGCAACATCAACGTTCCACGCTGGTGCGCACAAAGTTCCGCTTACATTTGCTCTTGAGGCTTTTCATAAGACCTTTGAATGGTACATCTGATAGccggcgtctcatccggggcgTACCCCGCCTCTATGCTATAGccagttgggataggctccaccaagacccgtgacccgcaaggtggaagAACGGCTGATTGAGATCGTTTCGTCTTTgtacagataaataaaataattgatgtATCTGTTACCTTAATCAGGATATTTAAGATGCCCGGGTCTGACACTTTGTTCCTTCCAAATTTCTGGATGTTAAAAGAAGCAATTTTCATGGtggctgcagagaaagagagaaacattGCTGGCTGGCTGTTCGTGTCTGAGCATGCACAGGTATGGGTGGTATTATTGTatatgcatcacacacacacttgtgtgaACAAGTTTGTGTCCAAAGCAAACATGTCTCAGCTCACCTGAGGTGAGTGGGAACGCTATAGATTCATACTGAGTCTTCATAATGCTTGAAGAAAACCGTTAAagacgttcacatttattttgcattcacTCAACGCTTTTTCATCAGAAATGGTTGAATTATAATGACATCACACTATAGAAAAAGAAGCCaggagcagctgaaggaacTCAAAAAGATCTGGT
Proteins encoded in this region:
- the dnase1l4.1 gene encoding deoxyribonuclease 1 like 4, tandem duplicate 1 isoform X2 — its product is MKIASFNIQKFGRNKVSDPGILNILIKIVSRYDIIVILEVVDASGESVQTFLDALNKANKKHHYTLKISSRLGRKHYKEQFMFLYRDDMVDVVGSHQFDDEATEGGDVFARDPYILRFRCLGTVLKDLVLIPVHTKPTDSKNELDELYDVFQHVVKKWRTDNVMILGDFNADGSYVSSKGMKTIRIRSNKNFHWLIGDDVDTTASSRNDYTYDRIVVYGDDMLQAVVANSAKPFNFQKSFGLLEEQALKVSDHYPVEVELKSVTCEENDPDLLELKRRNRLLEREKLRLQIQILQRRKAKMNHEGNF
- the dnase1l4.1 gene encoding deoxyribonuclease 1 like 4, tandem duplicate 1 isoform X1, which encodes MKIASFNIQKFGRNKVSDPGILNILIKIVSRYDIIVILEVVDASGESVQTFLDALNKANKKHHYTLKISSRLGRKHYKEQFMFLYRDDMVDVVGSHQFDDEATEGGDVFARDPYILRFRCLGTVLKDLVLIPVHTKPTDSKNELDELYDVFQHVVKKWRTDNVMILGDFNADGSYVSSKGMKTIRIRSNKNFHWLIGDDVDTTASSRNDYTYDRIVVYGDDMLQAVVANSAKPFNFQKSFGLLEEQALKVSDHYPVEVELKSVTCEENGLVAPSDCAIIDPDLLELKRRNRLLEREKLRLQIQILQRRKAKMNHEGNF